The Lysobacter capsici genome has a segment encoding these proteins:
- the petA gene encoding ubiquinol-cytochrome c reductase iron-sulfur subunit: protein MANQGVHDPINTGRRRFLTATTAVVGAVGAGFAAVPFIKSWNPSARAKLAGAPVTADISALAEGQRLVLEWRGQPIWIVKRSEAILKALPTLDRHLRDPKSENLDQQPAYVRAANPELRSIKPGISVLVGLCTHLGCSPEMKAEIRPEAFDPEWKGGYFCPCHKSRFDMAGRVFQGVPAPINLLVPPHYYADDNTIIIGVDPKGAA from the coding sequence ATGGCCAACCAAGGGGTCCACGATCCTATTAACACGGGCCGACGTCGGTTCCTGACGGCGACCACGGCAGTGGTCGGTGCGGTCGGGGCCGGTTTTGCGGCGGTACCCTTCATCAAGTCCTGGAACCCCAGCGCGCGCGCCAAGCTCGCCGGTGCGCCGGTGACCGCGGACATCAGCGCCCTGGCCGAAGGCCAGCGCCTGGTCCTGGAATGGCGCGGTCAGCCGATCTGGATCGTCAAGCGCTCCGAGGCCATCCTCAAGGCGCTGCCGACCCTGGACAGGCATCTGCGCGATCCGAAGTCCGAGAACCTGGATCAGCAGCCGGCCTACGTGCGCGCCGCCAATCCGGAACTGCGCTCGATCAAGCCCGGCATCTCGGTGCTGGTCGGCCTGTGCACCCACCTGGGCTGTTCGCCGGAAATGAAGGCCGAGATCCGGCCCGAAGCCTTCGACCCCGAGTGGAAGGGCGGCTACTTCTGCCCCTGCCACAAGTCGCGTTTCGACATGGCCGGCCGGGTGTTCCAGGGCGTGCCCGCGCCGATCAACCTGCTGGTGCCTCCGCACTACTACGCAGACGACAACACCATCATCATCGGCGTTGATCCGAAGGGAGCGGCGTAA
- a CDS encoding cytochrome b, producing MSNILTRTANNVFDWVTARAPGMMPVYRKHMTEYYAPKNFNVWYYFGSLALLVLVNQIVTGIFLTMHFKPSAADAFSSVEYIMRDVEWGWLIRYMHSTGASLFFIVVYLHMFRGLLYGSYQKPRELVWILGMLIYLVLMAEAFMGYVLPWGQMSFWGAKVIISLFGAIPVIGNGLTEWIMGDYLPGDATLNRFFALHVIALPLVLLLLVVLHLGALHEVGSNNPDGVDIKKGPKGNRWDANKPLDGIPFHPYYTVKDLVGVGFFLIIAAFIIFFAPAMGGWFLEHDNFTEANRLVTPEHIKPVWYYTPYYAMLRVIPHKLSGVLVMFAAIAILFLVPWLDRCKVKSVRYRGWISKFMLMLLAACFIWLGKIGAGPGTDPVETIVGRVLTFLYFAFFITMPLWTKLDKTKPVPERVTMHD from the coding sequence ATGTCCAACATCCTTACCCGAACCGCCAACAACGTCTTCGATTGGGTCACCGCTCGCGCGCCCGGCATGATGCCGGTCTATCGCAAGCACATGACCGAGTACTACGCGCCGAAGAACTTCAACGTCTGGTACTACTTCGGTTCGCTGGCGCTGCTGGTGCTGGTCAACCAGATCGTCACCGGCATCTTCCTGACGATGCACTTCAAGCCGTCCGCGGCCGATGCGTTCTCGTCGGTCGAATACATCATGCGCGACGTGGAGTGGGGCTGGCTGATCCGCTACATGCACTCCACCGGCGCATCGCTGTTCTTCATCGTCGTCTACCTGCACATGTTCCGCGGCCTGCTGTACGGCTCGTACCAGAAGCCGCGCGAGCTGGTGTGGATCCTGGGCATGCTGATCTATCTGGTGCTGATGGCCGAAGCCTTCATGGGCTACGTGCTGCCGTGGGGCCAGATGTCGTTCTGGGGCGCGAAGGTCATCATCTCGCTGTTCGGCGCGATCCCGGTGATCGGCAACGGCCTGACCGAGTGGATCATGGGCGACTACCTGCCCGGCGACGCCACCCTCAACCGCTTCTTCGCCCTGCACGTGATCGCGCTGCCGCTGGTGCTGTTGCTGCTGGTGGTGCTGCACCTGGGCGCGCTGCACGAAGTGGGTTCCAACAACCCCGACGGCGTCGACATCAAGAAGGGCCCGAAGGGCAACCGCTGGGACGCGAACAAGCCGCTCGACGGCATTCCGTTCCACCCGTACTACACGGTCAAGGACCTGGTCGGCGTCGGCTTCTTCCTGATCATCGCCGCGTTCATCATCTTCTTCGCCCCGGCGATGGGCGGCTGGTTCCTCGAGCACGACAACTTCACCGAGGCCAACCGCCTGGTGACGCCCGAGCACATCAAGCCGGTGTGGTACTACACCCCGTACTACGCGATGTTGCGGGTGATCCCGCACAAGCTGTCGGGCGTGCTGGTCATGTTCGCGGCGATCGCGATCCTGTTCCTGGTGCCGTGGCTGGACCGCTGCAAGGTCAAGTCGGTGCGTTACCGCGGCTGGATCAGCAAGTTCATGCTGATGCTGCTGGCGGCGTGCTTCATCTGGCTGGGCAAGATCGGCGCCGGCCCGGGTACCGACCCGGTCGAGACCATCGTCGGCCGCGTGCTGACCTTCCTGTACTTCGCCTTCTTCATCACCATGCCGCTGTGGACCAAGCTCGACAAGACCAAGCCGGTGCCGGAACGGGTGACGATGCATGACTAA
- a CDS encoding cytochrome c1, translating into MQSETDLSNRASLQRGAQLYMNYCSGCHSLKYLRYSRMAEDLGLTEEEVMNNLNFTGAKFGEQVQVNMTAEHASQWFGKMPPDLSVIARVRGSDWIYTYLNEFYLDETRPLGWNNKLFPNASMPNPLWELQGLQHAEYGELDKATGERPVHALKVTQPGKLDAEGFKTATRDITTFLEYAGEPAALKRQSLGVWVILFLALFTFIAYLLKTEYWRDVEH; encoded by the coding sequence ATGCAGTCGGAGACCGACCTGAGCAACCGCGCCTCGCTGCAGCGCGGCGCGCAGCTGTACATGAACTACTGCTCGGGCTGCCACTCGCTCAAGTACCTGCGCTATTCGCGCATGGCCGAGGACCTGGGGCTGACCGAAGAAGAGGTGATGAACAACCTCAACTTCACCGGCGCCAAGTTCGGCGAGCAGGTTCAGGTCAACATGACCGCCGAGCACGCCAGCCAGTGGTTCGGCAAGATGCCGCCGGACCTGAGCGTGATCGCGCGCGTGCGCGGCAGCGACTGGATCTACACCTACCTCAACGAGTTCTATCTCGACGAGACCCGTCCGCTGGGCTGGAACAACAAGCTGTTCCCGAACGCCTCGATGCCCAATCCGCTGTGGGAGCTGCAGGGCCTGCAGCACGCGGAATACGGCGAGCTCGACAAGGCCACGGGCGAACGCCCGGTCCATGCGCTCAAGGTGACCCAGCCCGGCAAGCTCGACGCCGAAGGCTTCAAGACGGCCACGCGCGACATCACCACATTCCTCGAGTACGCCGGCGAACCGGCCGCCCTGAAGCGCCAGAGTCTCGGCGTTTGGGTGATCCTGTTCCTGGCGTTGTTCACCTTCATCGCGTATCTGTTGAAGACCGAGTACTGGCGCGACGTGGAGCACTGA
- a CDS encoding glutathione S-transferase N-terminal domain-containing protein, whose amino-acid sequence MAASPRMRNALTLFSSTDCVLCHRVRLVLAAKGVTYDLIPVDPQNPPEDLVDLNPYHSVPTLVERDLVLYAASVVCEYLDERYPHPPLMPVDPLSRARLRLAMLRLEHDWVPQVQAIQMGNKAQAEAARKRLKELLTASVPLFKASKFFLNPEMSLADCAMAPIIWRLPSLDVPLPKDGKAIEDYGNRIFRNPGFTRSLTEQERKLRDLPG is encoded by the coding sequence ATGGCGGCGAGCCCCCGTATGCGTAATGCACTGACTCTGTTTTCGTCCACCGATTGCGTGCTGTGTCATCGCGTCCGGCTGGTGCTGGCGGCCAAGGGCGTCACCTACGACCTGATCCCGGTCGACCCGCAGAACCCGCCCGAAGACCTGGTCGACCTCAATCCCTATCACTCGGTGCCGACCCTGGTCGAGCGCGATCTGGTGCTGTACGCGGCCAGCGTGGTCTGCGAATACCTGGACGAGCGCTACCCGCATCCGCCGCTGATGCCGGTCGATCCGCTGTCGCGCGCGCGTCTGCGCCTGGCGATGCTGCGGCTGGAACACGACTGGGTGCCGCAGGTGCAGGCCATCCAGATGGGCAACAAGGCCCAGGCCGAGGCCGCGCGCAAGCGGCTCAAGGAACTGCTGACCGCCTCGGTGCCGCTGTTCAAGGCCAGCAAGTTCTTCCTGAATCCGGAAATGAGCCTGGCCGACTGCGCCATGGCGCCGATCATCTGGCGCCTGCCGTCGCTGGACGTGCCGCTGCCGAAGGACGGCAAGGCGATCGAGGACTACGGCAACCGGATCTTCCGCAACCCCGGTTTCACCCGCAGCCTGACCGAGCAGGAGCGCAAGCTGCGCGATTTGCCGGGTTAA
- a CDS encoding ClpXP protease specificity-enhancing factor yields the protein MTESSTPMTSHRPYLLRALYEWIADNGMTPHLLVDATRPAVQVPAHAVKDGKIVLNVAARAVSHLEMGNDLIRFSARFGGVSHAVSVPVGAVLAIYARETGQGMALPEDSSLEESALDEGQDEAEAGSPPVLSAVPNDPAPEGDDDGPQPPSPSPRRGGHLRIVK from the coding sequence ATGACCGAAAGCAGCACGCCGATGACCAGCCACCGCCCCTATCTGTTGCGGGCACTGTACGAATGGATCGCCGACAACGGCATGACCCCGCACCTGCTGGTCGACGCCACGCGCCCGGCGGTGCAGGTGCCGGCGCATGCGGTCAAGGACGGCAAGATCGTCCTCAACGTCGCCGCGCGCGCGGTCTCGCACCTGGAAATGGGCAACGACCTGATCCGCTTCAGCGCCCGCTTCGGCGGCGTCAGCCATGCGGTCTCGGTGCCGGTTGGCGCGGTGCTGGCGATCTATGCGCGCGAAACCGGGCAGGGCATGGCCTTGCCGGAAGACAGCAGCCTGGAAGAGTCGGCGCTGGACGAAGGGCAGGACGAAGCCGAGGCGGGTTCGCCGCCGGTGCTGAGCGCGGTGCCGAACGATCCGGCGCCCGAGGGCGACGACGACGGCCCGCAGCCGCCTTCGCCTTCGCCGCGTCGCGGCGGGCATTTGCGGATCGTCAAGTAG
- a CDS encoding DUF3301 domain-containing protein yields MPSLIFLMIFGAAAFSFWSAGRAAAERAEAVGRDACRAAGVQWLDQSVHAIGLKVIRRESGWLGFERTFRFDYSIDGEDRHVGRLVLRGERLIAFSGPIAREPSQLH; encoded by the coding sequence ATGCCCAGCCTGATCTTCCTGATGATATTCGGCGCCGCCGCGTTCTCGTTCTGGAGCGCGGGCCGCGCCGCCGCCGAGCGCGCCGAAGCGGTCGGCCGCGACGCCTGCCGCGCGGCCGGGGTGCAGTGGCTCGATCAGAGCGTGCATGCGATCGGGCTGAAAGTGATCCGGCGCGAGAGCGGCTGGCTCGGGTTCGAGCGCACGTTCCGCTTCGACTATTCGATCGACGGCGAAGACCGGCATGTCGGCCGGCTGGTGCTGCGCGGGGAGCGGCTGATCGCGTTCAGCGGGCCGATTGCGCGCGAGCCGTCGCAGTTGCACTAG
- the nadC gene encoding carboxylating nicotinate-nucleotide diphosphorylase, with protein MSAPVRDLTPPPSAEIEADVADALAEDLGGGDVTADLLPDSADIAYLLCKEDAVVCGRPWFDACHRALDPNVQIDWRVAEGDRVAKGTVLATLQGRSRALVSAERASLNFLQTLSGTATTTAAHVAAVEGTGTRILDTRKTLPGLRLAQKYAVRVGGGVNHRIGLYDAVMLKENHVRAAGSLTAAIRGARAKHPQLPLIVEVESLDQLREALTEGCDRILIDDFDAPTRREAVRIARAAPFDGRIPLEVSGGVDLAGLRAIAQDGVDCISIGGLTKHVRAIDLSLKLGPPPG; from the coding sequence ATGAGCGCGCCCGTCCGCGACCTGACCCCGCCGCCCTCGGCCGAAATCGAGGCCGACGTGGCCGACGCGCTGGCCGAAGACCTCGGCGGCGGCGACGTCACCGCCGACCTGCTGCCCGATTCGGCCGACATCGCCTACCTGTTGTGCAAGGAAGACGCGGTGGTGTGCGGGCGGCCGTGGTTCGACGCCTGCCATCGCGCGCTCGATCCGAACGTTCAGATCGACTGGCGGGTCGCCGAAGGCGACCGCGTCGCCAAGGGCACGGTGCTGGCGACCTTGCAGGGCCGCTCGCGCGCCCTGGTCAGCGCCGAACGCGCTTCGCTGAATTTCCTGCAGACCCTGTCGGGCACCGCCACGACCACCGCGGCGCATGTCGCGGCCGTCGAAGGCACCGGCACCCGCATTCTCGATACCCGCAAGACCCTGCCCGGCCTGCGCCTGGCGCAGAAGTACGCGGTCCGGGTCGGCGGCGGGGTCAACCATCGCATCGGTCTGTATGACGCGGTGATGCTCAAGGAAAACCACGTACGCGCGGCCGGCTCGCTGACCGCGGCGATCCGCGGCGCGCGCGCGAAGCATCCGCAGCTGCCGCTGATCGTCGAAGTCGAATCGCTGGATCAGCTGCGCGAAGCATTGACCGAGGGCTGCGATCGCATCCTGATCGACGATTTCGATGCGCCGACTCGGCGCGAGGCGGTGCGGATCGCGCGCGCCGCGCCGTTCGACGGTCGCATTCCGCTGGAAGTCTCCGGCGGCGTGGATCTGGCCGGGCTGCGCGCCATCGCCCAGGACGGGGTCGACTGCATTTCGATCGGCGGCCTGACCAAACATGTGCGGGCGATCGATCTTTCGTTGAAACTCGGTCCGCCGCCGGGCTGA